In Candidatus Poribacteria bacterium, a single window of DNA contains:
- a CDS encoding alanine--glyoxylate aminotransferase family protein produces MKKKWLFTPGPTPIPPEAALAMAQPIDYHRSEDTVALIKDVLEKLKHVFQTENDVLFLTSSGTGGMEGAVANLLSRGDKVVVIRSGKFGERWSEICTAFGVEVIPIDVTYGNSVDPQAVEGLLTEHPDIKAVYATLCETSTGALHDIEALAGLTRVRPTLLVVDAVSALGADDLQMDNWGVDVVVSCSQKGLMTPPGLAFAALNQRAWDAIERSDLPKYYLDYRKAYESGLEGSVPYTPAVTLLTALQCALNRICAEGIRNTIARHSRLATATRSAVKALGLPLFAVSPANTLTSIRLPTEIDGKAFVNLMRDAYGITYAGGQSQLSGKIVRIAHLGWMNENDVIVAISAFERGLVEIGYDIRLGAGVTAAQEVFVS; encoded by the coding sequence ATGAAAAAAAAATGGCTTTTTACACCCGGTCCCACGCCAATTCCGCCTGAAGCGGCATTGGCGATGGCACAACCGATTGATTATCACCGCAGCGAAGATACTGTAGCACTCATTAAAGACGTTCTTGAAAAACTCAAACACGTCTTCCAAACCGAGAACGATGTCCTCTTCTTAACATCATCTGGAACTGGTGGTATGGAAGGCGCGGTTGCGAATCTACTGTCTCGTGGGGACAAGGTCGTTGTGATCCGAAGCGGTAAATTTGGGGAACGGTGGAGCGAAATCTGCACCGCCTTCGGCGTTGAAGTTATACCGATTGACGTAACATACGGAAATTCTGTTGACCCACAAGCAGTGGAAGGGCTTTTGACTGAGCATCCTGATATAAAAGCGGTTTACGCAACGCTCTGTGAGACTTCGACGGGGGCTTTACACGACATTGAAGCATTGGCAGGTCTGACACGGGTTCGTCCGACGCTCCTTGTGGTTGATGCCGTTAGTGCCCTCGGCGCGGATGACTTACAGATGGACAATTGGGGTGTGGATGTTGTCGTGTCCTGCTCTCAGAAAGGGTTGATGACACCGCCGGGCTTGGCGTTCGCTGCACTCAATCAGCGCGCATGGGACGCAATCGAACGTTCGGACCTCCCGAAATACTACTTAGATTACCGAAAGGCTTATGAGAGCGGATTAGAAGGATCTGTTCCCTACACACCTGCAGTAACACTGCTGACAGCACTTCAATGTGCCTTGAATCGTATCTGTGCAGAGGGTATTCGCAATACAATTGCGCGTCATAGTCGTCTGGCAACTGCAACCCGAAGCGCAGTTAAGGCATTAGGACTCCCCCTCTTTGCGGTATCACCGGCGAATACCTTAACCTCAATCCGTCTCCCGACAGAGATTGATGGGAAGGCATTTGTTAATCTGATGCGCGACGCTTATGGCATTACTTATGCCGGTGGTCAAAGCCAGTTAAGTGGAAAGATCGTCCGGATTGCGCATCTCGGTTGGATGAATGAGAATGACGTTATTGTCGCTATTTCTGCGTT
- a CDS encoding Gfo/Idh/MocA family oxidoreductase, translating into MSTISRVRVAFYGCGNFANRTRIPNLLETKSVDIVAACDSNLQTAQETATHFKIPSVYQDAHEMLDTEKIDVLYSIVPAYVRTDVEATAAQKGIHIFSEKPQALTMQVAHRINTAIQQAGVISTVGFRERYRPIFQEARQYLTDKSIVHARFQSFGGLPPSARGGPKTWWEEMDKSGGRALDWGVHATDYTRFMTGLNVAKVQAFYYERPAYANPLSTSFNYCFENGATMTLSFVSTGSSPKDEPWFVIFYEGGCLEIYGYDRIVVNGEVFYQAEEFDPWLEQDKTFIRAVQSGDVSLLQSDYHDGLFSLAPTLAGWESSRRGGECIDLLSFMDDV; encoded by the coding sequence GTGTCAACAATATCACGCGTTCGCGTTGCTTTCTATGGATGTGGGAATTTCGCGAACCGAACCCGGATTCCGAACCTATTGGAAACAAAGTCGGTTGACATCGTCGCGGCGTGCGATAGCAACTTACAGACAGCGCAGGAAACGGCGACACATTTCAAGATTCCGAGCGTCTATCAAGATGCACACGAAATGCTTGACACCGAAAAAATTGACGTGCTATACTCTATCGTGCCGGCGTATGTACGAACTGATGTTGAAGCAACCGCTGCACAGAAAGGTATCCATATCTTCAGTGAAAAGCCGCAAGCACTCACGATGCAGGTAGCACACCGAATCAACACTGCCATTCAGCAAGCAGGCGTTATCAGCACCGTTGGGTTTCGCGAACGGTATCGTCCAATTTTTCAAGAAGCGCGCCAGTATTTGACGGATAAGTCCATCGTGCACGCCCGATTCCAGAGTTTTGGAGGTTTACCACCCTCAGCGAGGGGTGGACCCAAAACGTGGTGGGAAGAGATGGATAAATCTGGCGGTCGCGCCCTTGATTGGGGGGTTCACGCAACAGATTACACCCGCTTCATGACAGGTTTGAACGTTGCCAAGGTCCAGGCGTTTTACTATGAACGTCCAGCTTATGCCAATCCGCTTTCTACCAGTTTCAATTACTGCTTTGAGAACGGCGCTACGATGACACTCAGTTTTGTCTCAACGGGTTCAAGCCCGAAGGATGAACCTTGGTTTGTCATTTTCTATGAAGGCGGATGCCTTGAGATTTATGGGTACGATAGGATTGTGGTGAATGGCGAGGTGTTTTATCAGGCGGAGGAATTCGATCCGTGGTTGGAACAGGATAAAACCTTTATTCGTGCTGTTCAATCCGGGGATGTGAGCCTTTTACAAAGCGATTATCACGATGGTCTCTTCTCTTTAGCCCCTACCTTGGCAGGTTGGGAGTCCTCTCGCCGTGGCGGAGAGTGCATTGATCTCCTGTCGTTCATGGACGATGTATAA